The DNA window ATGGGCCTGAATATCCTGCGCTGTCCAATCGATCAGGGGATTAATCTTCAGCCTCCCATGCGCATCGGAAGTATCCACTTCAAAGCGAGGTAAATTGGCCCGTGTGGCCGACTGAAACGCTTTGCGTCCGGTCAAAGTTGCATCATAATCTACCAGCGCATTGGCAAGCGGGATGACTTTGCGGATTTCGCAGCAGCCATCGGGATCATAGGACCAGCGTAGGCCCGTTTCATCTTTAGCGGCGAGAGCTTCGGCATCAGGCGTCAGATTGCGCAAATTGGTTAAGCCGAGCTTTGTTGCCAGCTCGTCGCGATAAGCGATTGTCTCGGGGAAATGCTTTCCCGTTTGGAGAAATAGCACTGGTAGGTCCGGTGCAACTTCGGCAATCAAATGCAGCAGAACCGCGCTTTCTGCGCCAAAGCTCGATACAGTTGCAAGATCACCAACCACATTGTCGTCAATCAGATTCGCCAGCATCTCGCGGGTGTCCTGGCCGCGAAACACGCGGTTCAACCGAACGGCGTCCTCGTCTGTAAAACGTGGTGTTGTGTCGATACGGTCAATGGCGCGCTGTATATTCATCAGGTGTCCGGATGCCGCAGTTTCCAAATTGGTGTCCGGTCGTCGGCTGCTGCCTGATAGACGTCAGGCCAGCGATCCAGTGCGGCATTGAAGTCGGTTTCGTTCATCAGAGCATCGGGCTGAAATGCATCGAAGCCGCAGCGGCGCATGTTACCGACTTGATCAACCAGAACGTCGCCGACAGCGCGGATTTCTCCGCCATAGCCAGCCTCGCGCAGGATACGCGCGGCGGAGTAACCGCGGCCGTCGCCGTAGACTGGGAAATTGACTTCAACCAAAGCAATCCGGTCAAGATGCGGCAGCAAGTCGCGTGCATCATCGCCCGGTTCGATCCGCACGGCTGTCGCATTGGATTGATCTAGGAAAGAATCGACGGTCACGCTGGCATGATCGACCGCTTCATCATCACGAAACCGGAACTGCACGCCGTCAGGGCTGGTGCCAATCGGGTCAGTCATAAAGCGCCTCCTTGAATGGCGCCATGCCGATGCGGCGATAGGTGTCGAGGAACCGTTCTCCATCCTCCTTTTGGGCAAGGTAGACATCGGTCACAGTTTCGACTGCATCAACCACTCCGGCCTCATCGAAGCCGCGCCCGGTAATTTTGCCGAGAGCAGTGTCTTCCGCTTCGCTACCGCCGAGCGACAGCTGATAATTTTCGACGCCCTTCTTATCGACGCCCAAGATGCCGATATGGCCAGCATGGTGATGCCCGCAGGCGTTGATGCAGCCGGAGATTTTGAGTTTTAACTCGCCCAATATATCGCCTTTGCCGCTGGCTGCGAAACGATCGGAAATTGTCTGCGCCAACGGGATTGAGCGCGCATTGGCGAGGCTGCAATAATCGAGACCGGGACATGCGATGATATCGCCGATTTGGTCCAAATTGGGGGTGCCAAGGCCTGCTTCATCCAACTTGGTCCACAAAGCATGGAGATCGGCAATTCTGACATGCGGCAGGACGATGTTCTGCGTGTGCATTACGCGCAATTCGTTGAAGCTATATTGCTTCGCCAGTTCCGCCATCAAATGCATTTGTTCGGCAGTTGCATCGCCGGGGATGCCGCCAATTGGCTTCAGGCTGATCACGGCGCTGACATAGGCATCATTCTTGTGGCGGTGCGTGTTGCGATCCACCCAAAGTGCGAAATCGGGATCGCTGCGATCAATTGACTTTGGTCCATCGGAGAAATCGGGGTCTTCGAAGAAGGTTCTGATGCGTTCCAGCTCGGCGATTGGAGGCTCGATGCCTTGATCCAGTAAATGCGCGAATTCCTCTTCGACCTGCCGAGTGTATTCTTCTGCACCAAGTTCGTGGACGAGAATTTTGATCCGCGCTTTGTATTTATTGTCGCGGCGGCCGTATCGGTTGTAAACGCGCAGGCAGGCTTCTGAATAGGTCACAAGCTGATCGAGGGGCACAAAGTCGCGGATGTTGGGTGCAATCATCGGTGTTCGCCCCATACCGCCGCCGACATAAAAACTCGCGCCCAAATCCCCATCATCATTACTGACAATCTGGATGCCGATATCGTGCAATCGCATAGCGGCACGGTCCGTATTGCTGGCGATAACCGCAATCTTGAACTTGCGCGGCAGATACATGAATTCCGGATGGAAACTCGACCATTGGCGCAGCAATTCAGCATAGGGACGCGGATCGACCAATTCATCGTGCGCTGCGCCGGCAAAATGGTCTGAGCTAATATTGCGAATGCAATTTCCGCTGGTCTGGATTGCGTGCATTTCAACGTCAGCCAGATCGGCGAGTAGATCGCCCGCCTGTTCCAGCTTAATCCAATTATACTGGATATTTTGGCGAGTGGTGAAGTGGCCATAACCGCGATCATACTTGTCCGCGATATCTGCGAGCACGTGCATCTGGCTGCCATTCAGCGTGCCATACGGTATCGCAACGCGCAGCATATAGGCGTGAAGCTGGAGATAAAGGCCGTTCATCAGCCTGAGCGGCTTGAATTGATCCTCGCTCAACTTGCCGTCGAGGCGGCGCTGGCACTGGTCGCGAAATTCTGCAACGCGGGCATCGACCATATCTTGGTCATATTTATCATAGAGGTACATATCAGATTACCCAATTGCCGATGTCAGGATCGGCTGGTTTGAGAGTCAGGTCAGGCCGCACAGTGGGGCCAAGCGCCCGGATGCGGTCCTTGATGTGATTTGGGCGAGGGGTGCCATCAGCCAATGTCGCTTCTAGTGAATAGGGTACGTTGACACGGCGAGAGCTTTCCTCGCGGGCCAGTATTACTTCTGCATCATCGCCTACCTCGACCGCATCTTCGATATGGATCGACCAGCTTGCGCCATCCCACCACACAACCGCGCCGCTCCTCAGATCATTACCGGTGAGGATAATCATGCCGCGATCTCCAAAGCCACTTGCGCAATTGCTTGGTTATCGCGTGCGGTGACTTCACCGATGATGATTAGAGCAGGGCTTATCACGCGTTCATTCCTGATCAAATCCGGGAGGGCCGCGAGCGGTCCGCGCAACACGCGCATTTCTGGCCGGGCTGCATTTTCGATGATCGCAATTGGCATGTCGGGCGCAAGGCCATCTGCCATTAATTTTTCAGCGATTTGAGGCGCGGTTTTGACGCCCATATAAATCACCAAGGTTCGGTTTTGCCCGGCGAGGCCTGCCCAGTCTTGATCCTTGAGGCCTTTGCACTGGCCCGCGACGAAACTGACGATACTTGCGCTGTCGCGGTGAGTTAACGCGATTTGTGCGGCTGCGGCGGCACCATTGGCAGCGCTGATGCCTGGGACAATTTCGACCCGAACGCCAGCGGCATGGCAATCTTCCATCTCTTCGCCGCCACGGCCAAAGGTGAAGGGGTCCCCGCCTTTCAGACGCACTACATCTCGGCCAGCCTTTGCCTCGCGCACCAGCAACGCGTTGATTTGGTCTTGCGGTAGTGTGTGTTTTGACCGCTGCTTTGCGACCGATACCAGCCGGGCATCGGGCCGCGCCAAGGCCAGAATGGCAGGGTCGACCAAGCCATCATGTACGATCAGATATGCGTTCCGGATCAACCGCGCCGCGCGCAGGGTCAGCAGTTCGGGATCACCAGGACCCGCGCCAACGAGATAGACTGTACCAAAATTTTCCATGCGGCCCAATTGGGCTAAGGGCCGCTGCGCTGCCAGTGAGAATGCGTGTCAGCCAAACAAGCAAACTTGTTGAAAGCCGATGTAACCTATCAAGAAGCTCAGCTTTTATCCTTGTCTACTCGTTGGGCCACAGCGGCGATAAGCTGGTCGAATTGAGCATTGCCGCGCAGGTTCAAATCGCGCTGCGGGAAAGGTATTTCGATGTCATTCTCTTTGAACAGATCCCACAGCTTCTTCAGGACTTCGCTCTTAATGTTGCCAATCCCGGCCTCTGGATCGCGAATCCAGCATTGGATGACGAAATCGACCGAGCTGTCGCCATATTGGTTTAGCCAAGCCGTCGGAGGCGGCGATTTGAGCACGCGTTTGCAGCTTTTTGCGGCCTCGAGCATCAATTTCTCAGCCTCGTGAATGTCGCAATTGTAGGACACTCCGACAGGTATTTGCATGCGGACATTGCGCGATGAATAGGACCAGTTTTCCACCTGATTGATCATCAGATTTTCGTTCGGAATCAAATATTCTTTTTGATCGCGCGTGGTGATCGAAACCGCCCGAATGCCAATTTTCCGGATCTGTCCGAACGTCGAAACACCCGCCTGATCTGCCACAGCAATCACGTCACCCGGTTTGATCGACTTGTCCATCAGCAGAATAATACCGGCAATCAAATTACCGAAGGTCTTTTGCAAACCGAAACCAATCGCCAGACCAAATGCGCCAGAGAATACGGCGAGCGCGGTCAAATCAATACCCAGCAAGTCGATGCCAAGGAAAAAAGCCGCTGCCCAAATTGCGATCGTAGTAAGCTTTTCCGCAAGCAGATGTTGGGTGTCATCGAGCTTTGTGACTCGTTTCAGCAATGCCGAAGATAGACGGGTAGTTACCCAAGCGAGAGCAATCACGAGGAATATCACGCCAATAACGACAAGCCCGTCCCACAAAGAGATCCGCATGTCGCCCACGCTGAATGCCATGGCGTCAAGCGTATCGATCATGCTGCCGACAGTTTCGCTTTTTTCGGTAATCGCTTCTTTGGCTTCGTCAGCCGCGCCAACCGCTTCTGTCGGGGCGACTTCTGGTGCGGCAGGCGCCTGCACAGCAGCCGAACCCTCTCCGTCCGTAGGAACCAGCGTTACCGTGTCACCGGCTTGCAGCGCAGTATCTTGTGCCTCGGTTTCAGGGATTGTGGCTGCAGTTGTCATGCTTGCTCCATGGCCGCGAAGCCCTGTTCTAGATTTTCGATAAGGTCTTGCGGGTCTTCCAAGCCGATGGAGAGGCGAATTGCAAGGTGCGCGCCTGTTCCCCACTCCTTGGGTGGCCATGCGGAATTTGTGCGAATAGGTGCCGGGTCAAACGGAATGGCGAGGCTTTCAAACCCGCCCCAACTGTATCCGATACCGAACAGATCTAGCGCATCGATAAACCGCGCCCGAGCTGTCTCATCGGCGGACTTCAACACAAAGCTGAATAAGCCGCATCCTCCAGCGAAATCGCGTTTCCACAATTCGTGGCCGGGTGCGCCGGGAAGCATTGGGCAAAGGACGTGCGAGACTTCGGGGTGCTGGGCGAGCCATTTGGCGATATCTAGCGCGGTTTTGCTAGATTTATCTAGCCGCACAGGCATGGTTCTGAGGCCGCGAAGCGCAAGCGCCGCATCGTCAGGAGACACCACATGACCGAGCGCTTGCGCCGTCCTGCGCAATTTCGTGTAGTATTTCTTCCCGGCTGACGCGCTGCCCATCATCAGATCGGAATGCCCACCGACGTGCTTTGTAAGCGACATGATAGATATATCGCAGCCATGCTGGAGCGCGGGCAGCCCGAGAGAGCTGCCCCAAGTGTTGTCAATCAAGCTTACCGCGCCATGCTCGCGGGCAATAGCGGTCATCGCGGGGACATCGCAGATTTCCATTGTCAGGCTGCCGGGACTTTCGAGCATGACCGCTTTGGTGCGCGGACAGAATTGCTGTGCGAAGCTATCAAGATCAAGCGGATCGAAGAATCGCGTTACGACACCGAATTGTTTGAGAATGCCGAGCCCCATCATTCGCGTTGGTTCATAAGCGTTGTCGGTTACCAGCAGGACATCGCCGGGCTTGAGCACTGACATCAGCGCGCCAGACAATGCCGCGACGCCGCTGGGGTAAAGGGTGGTTCCAAATGCACCGGACTCCAATTTTGTAAGCGCATCTGATAGTGCCCATTGGGTGGGTGCACCGCGCCGGCCATAGAAGAACTGCCCGTCCTCATTGCGCTTCGCATCGCTGGTGAACGCCTCCATATCCGGATAGAGGTGCGTGCTGGCGCGCCAAACTGGCGGGTTCACCACCGGACCTGTCCATTCTGGTTTGCGTCCTGCGATTACGACCTTGGTATCACGGCGCAGATTTTCATTGTGTTTCGCCATAATCAGTTGGCGGCTCCTATTTCCTTGGGAGTTGCCGGATCGGCGCCCCATTCGCTCCAGCTGCCATCGTACAATGCGCCTTGTTTGCCGAGCAATTGCATTGCGAACAGAACCACCGACGCGGTCATTCCGCTTCCGCAACTGGCAGTGACGGGCTGGTCCAGGTCGATCCCGACTTCGTCAAAGACCGCGCGCAGCTCTGAGGGCGGCTTGAAAGTACCATCTTCACCGAGCAATCGGAGGAAATG is part of the Pontixanthobacter gangjinensis genome and encodes:
- a CDS encoding phosphoadenylyl-sulfate reductase, coding for MNIQRAIDRIDTTPRFTDEDAVRLNRVFRGQDTREMLANLIDDNVVGDLATVSSFGAESAVLLHLIAEVAPDLPVLFLQTGKHFPETIAYRDELATKLGLTNLRNLTPDAEALAAKDETGLRWSYDPDGCCEIRKVIPLANALVDYDATLTGRKAFQSATRANLPRFEVDTSDAHGRLKINPLIDWTAQDIQAHFEKHDLPRHPLVEQGYPSIGCAPCTNKVAPGEDPRSGRWKGWDKTECGIHTPLGEDGELPPGFDPAF
- a CDS encoding DUF934 domain-containing protein, coding for MTDPIGTSPDGVQFRFRDDEAVDHASVTVDSFLDQSNATAVRIEPGDDARDLLPHLDRIALVEVNFPVYGDGRGYSAARILREAGYGGEIRAVGDVLVDQVGNMRRCGFDAFQPDALMNETDFNAALDRWPDVYQAAADDRTPIWKLRHPDT
- a CDS encoding nitrite/sulfite reductase; the encoded protein is MYLYDKYDQDMVDARVAEFRDQCQRRLDGKLSEDQFKPLRLMNGLYLQLHAYMLRVAIPYGTLNGSQMHVLADIADKYDRGYGHFTTRQNIQYNWIKLEQAGDLLADLADVEMHAIQTSGNCIRNISSDHFAGAAHDELVDPRPYAELLRQWSSFHPEFMYLPRKFKIAVIASNTDRAAMRLHDIGIQIVSNDDGDLGASFYVGGGMGRTPMIAPNIRDFVPLDQLVTYSEACLRVYNRYGRRDNKYKARIKILVHELGAEEYTRQVEEEFAHLLDQGIEPPIAELERIRTFFEDPDFSDGPKSIDRSDPDFALWVDRNTHRHKNDAYVSAVISLKPIGGIPGDATAEQMHLMAELAKQYSFNELRVMHTQNIVLPHVRIADLHALWTKLDEAGLGTPNLDQIGDIIACPGLDYCSLANARSIPLAQTISDRFAASGKGDILGELKLKISGCINACGHHHAGHIGILGVDKKGVENYQLSLGGSEAEDTALGKITGRGFDEAGVVDAVETVTDVYLAQKEDGERFLDTYRRIGMAPFKEALYD
- a CDS encoding DUF2849 domain-containing protein, translated to MIILTGNDLRSGAVVWWDGASWSIHIEDAVEVGDDAEVILAREESSRRVNVPYSLEATLADGTPRPNHIKDRIRALGPTVRPDLTLKPADPDIGNWVI
- the cobA gene encoding uroporphyrinogen-III C-methyltransferase, with product MENFGTVYLVGAGPGDPELLTLRAARLIRNAYLIVHDGLVDPAILALARPDARLVSVAKQRSKHTLPQDQINALLVREAKAGRDVVRLKGGDPFTFGRGGEEMEDCHAAGVRVEIVPGISAANGAAAAAQIALTHRDSASIVSFVAGQCKGLKDQDWAGLAGQNRTLVIYMGVKTAPQIAEKLMADGLAPDMPIAIIENAARPEMRVLRGPLAALPDLIRNERVISPALIIIGEVTARDNQAIAQVALEIAA
- a CDS encoding mechanosensitive ion channel family protein; translated protein: MTTAATIPETEAQDTALQAGDTVTLVPTDGEGSAAVQAPAAPEVAPTEAVGAADEAKEAITEKSETVGSMIDTLDAMAFSVGDMRISLWDGLVVIGVIFLVIALAWVTTRLSSALLKRVTKLDDTQHLLAEKLTTIAIWAAAFFLGIDLLGIDLTALAVFSGAFGLAIGFGLQKTFGNLIAGIILLMDKSIKPGDVIAVADQAGVSTFGQIRKIGIRAVSITTRDQKEYLIPNENLMINQVENWSYSSRNVRMQIPVGVSYNCDIHEAEKLMLEAAKSCKRVLKSPPPTAWLNQYGDSSVDFVIQCWIRDPEAGIGNIKSEVLKKLWDLFKENDIEIPFPQRDLNLRGNAQFDQLIAAVAQRVDKDKS
- the metC gene encoding cystathionine beta-lyase, which produces MAKHNENLRRDTKVVIAGRKPEWTGPVVNPPVWRASTHLYPDMEAFTSDAKRNEDGQFFYGRRGAPTQWALSDALTKLESGAFGTTLYPSGVAALSGALMSVLKPGDVLLVTDNAYEPTRMMGLGILKQFGVVTRFFDPLDLDSFAQQFCPRTKAVMLESPGSLTMEICDVPAMTAIAREHGAVSLIDNTWGSSLGLPALQHGCDISIMSLTKHVGGHSDLMMGSASAGKKYYTKLRRTAQALGHVVSPDDAALALRGLRTMPVRLDKSSKTALDIAKWLAQHPEVSHVLCPMLPGAPGHELWKRDFAGGCGLFSFVLKSADETARARFIDALDLFGIGYSWGGFESLAIPFDPAPIRTNSAWPPKEWGTGAHLAIRLSIGLEDPQDLIENLEQGFAAMEQA